In Chengkuizengella sediminis, a single window of DNA contains:
- a CDS encoding UDP-N-acetylglucosamine 1-carboxyvinyltransferase: MEKLIVTGGKPLQGTIRISGAKNSAVALIPAALMADSTVILDNMPVLRDVQTYKHILEDLGAHVEFSQDHMVIDPSSLQSIEMIDDNVKQLRASYYLMGALLGKFGEAVIGLPGGCDFEPRPIDQHIKGFEALGAEVRNEHGSIYIKAKQLIGTKIYLDVVSVGATINIMLAAARAKGITLIENAAKEPEIIDVATLLNAMGAKIKGAGTGTIRIEGVDELKGCRHSIIPDRIQAGTYMIAAAATKGDVIVDNIIPKHMEALTAKLEEMGVEIHELDEGIRVVGKPSYNSIDVKALVYPGFATDLQSPMTTLLTQADGVSVLSDYVYNNRFKHIPELIRMGAKIKLEDRSAVIEKSKLQSAKVTAMDLRAGAALVIAGLTVDSGHTEITGVEFIDRGYDNLVDNLKNLGADVWRES, from the coding sequence ATGGAAAAACTGATCGTTACAGGAGGCAAACCACTTCAAGGAACTATCCGTATCAGCGGAGCCAAAAATAGTGCGGTTGCCCTTATACCTGCTGCATTGATGGCCGATTCTACTGTTATTTTAGATAATATGCCAGTTTTAAGGGATGTTCAAACTTATAAACATATTTTAGAAGACTTAGGTGCTCATGTAGAATTTTCACAAGACCATATGGTGATAGACCCTTCATCTTTACAATCTATTGAAATGATTGATGATAACGTAAAACAATTACGTGCGTCATATTATTTGATGGGTGCTTTACTAGGGAAATTTGGCGAAGCAGTGATTGGGTTGCCTGGTGGCTGCGATTTTGAACCTCGTCCTATTGATCAACATATTAAAGGGTTTGAGGCATTAGGAGCAGAAGTAAGAAATGAACATGGTTCCATTTATATTAAAGCGAAACAATTAATTGGAACTAAAATCTATCTTGATGTAGTCAGTGTTGGTGCAACGATTAACATTATGTTGGCAGCCGCACGTGCAAAAGGAATTACTTTAATAGAAAATGCTGCAAAAGAACCTGAAATAATTGATGTAGCCACTTTATTAAACGCTATGGGCGCTAAAATTAAAGGGGCAGGAACAGGAACGATACGTATCGAAGGTGTAGATGAATTAAAAGGATGTCGTCATTCTATCATTCCGGATCGTATTCAAGCAGGAACATATATGATTGCAGCAGCAGCTACTAAAGGTGATGTTATCGTAGATAATATCATTCCAAAACATATGGAAGCTTTAACAGCCAAGTTGGAAGAAATGGGTGTTGAAATCCATGAATTAGACGAAGGTATTAGAGTAGTTGGTAAACCTTCATATAACAGCATTGATGTAAAGGCTCTAGTTTATCCTGGGTTTGCTACAGATCTACAATCCCCGATGACCACTTTGCTTACACAAGCTGATGGAGTAAGTGTTTTATCAGATTATGTCTACAATAACCGCTTTAAACATATTCCAGAATTAATTCGTATGGGTGCAAAAATTAAACTTGAGGATCGTTCGGCCGTTATCGAAAAATCCAAATTGCAATCGGCAAAAGTAACCGCGATGGATTTAAGAGCTGGAGCAGCACTGGTTATCGCGGGACTTACAGTTGATTCAGGTCATACAGAAATTACTGGTGTGGAATTTATTGATAGAGGATATGACAATCTGGTTGATAACTTAAAGAATTTGGGTGCAGATGTGTGGCGTGAATCTTAA
- the fba gene encoding class II fructose-1,6-bisphosphate aldolase: MPLVSMNEFLPTAKEKKFAVGQFNMNNLEFSQAIVQAAMEENSPFIFGVSEGALKYMGIEFTVAMAEAAAKQSGLPIALHLDHGSSFDVAMKCIRAGFSSVMFDGSHYSYEENVRLTKEVVKTAHAMGVSVEGELGTIGGVEDDISVDESDANLAKPDEAIRFYEETGVDCLAIAVGTAHGMYSGDPDIKFDIIEEVTKNIPVPVVLHGGSGVPDEMIRKSIEAGVGKINVNTENQVALTNAIRNVLNSNDSVYDPRKYLGPGKEAMVEVVKSKIKLFGSSNQA; encoded by the coding sequence ATGCCATTAGTATCAATGAATGAATTTTTACCTACAGCTAAAGAGAAAAAATTTGCAGTAGGACAGTTTAACATGAATAACCTTGAATTTTCACAAGCGATTGTTCAAGCAGCTATGGAAGAAAACTCTCCATTTATTTTCGGGGTAAGTGAAGGTGCACTTAAATATATGGGTATTGAATTCACAGTTGCTATGGCTGAAGCAGCGGCTAAACAATCAGGATTGCCTATCGCACTTCATTTAGATCACGGCAGCAGCTTTGATGTAGCTATGAAGTGTATTCGCGCTGGTTTTTCATCGGTTATGTTTGATGGATCACATTATTCTTATGAAGAAAATGTACGTCTTACGAAAGAAGTTGTAAAAACTGCTCATGCAATGGGAGTTTCTGTTGAAGGTGAGTTAGGTACGATCGGTGGAGTTGAGGATGATATTAGTGTTGATGAATCCGATGCTAATTTAGCAAAACCAGATGAAGCGATTCGTTTTTACGAAGAGACAGGTGTTGACTGCTTAGCTATTGCTGTGGGTACTGCTCACGGAATGTACAGTGGTGACCCTGATATTAAATTTGATATTATTGAAGAAGTAACGAAAAATATTCCAGTTCCAGTTGTATTACATGGTGGTTCAGGAGTACCAGATGAAATGATTCGCAAATCTATTGAAGCTGGTGTAGGTAAAATAAATGTAAATACTGAAAATCAAGTTGCTCTTACCAATGCAATTAGAAATGTATTAAACAGCAACGATAGCGTTTATGATCCTAGAAAATACTTAGGTCCAGGTAAAGAAGCAATGGTTGAAGTTGTAAAATCTAAAATTAAATTGTTTGGAAGTAGCAATCAAGCCTAA